The DNA region GTGTGTTCGAGAAGATTCTCTTATTCGCGATTATCTTAAAAAACGTCTTGAGAAAGCGGGTATATCTTCCATATATATAGCGAGGAAGGCTCAGAAAGTTCTTGTCGAACTCAACGCTTCCAGACCCGGTATCGTTATAGGTAAAAAAGGCGAAGAAGTCGAAAAAGTTAAAAATGAACTAAAATATCTTACTAAAAAAGATGTTGAAGTTTCCGTTAAAGAGATTAAGAAACCGGAAATCGACGCTCAATTGGTTGCAAACAACATTGCTACTCAGATTGAAGGACGCGTTGCTTATAAAAGAGCGGTGAAAAAGGCTCTTTCTACCGCTATGCGCATGGATGCGGAAGGTATAAAAATTAAGGTAGGCGGACGTCTTAACGGCGCTGAAATAGCAAGACAAGAAGAGTTTAAAGAAGGGCGCACTCCTTTACATACGCTTCGCGCGGATATTGATTATGCAACGGCTACAGCGCATACTACATACGGCTGTATCGGTATAAAAGTGTGGATTTGCAAAGGTGAAAAATTGTCTTTAAAAGACGAAAGAGCATCTTTGGACGATAAGAAATAAAGTTGAAAGGAAAATATAAATGCTCTCACCTAAAAAAGTGAAATGGCGTAAGCCGCAAAAAGGGAGAACTAAAGGTAAAGCAGCCCGCGGTAATACTTTAGCGTTCGGTGATTGCGGAATTCAGGCGCTTGAACCTGGACGTATATCCAGTAGGCAAATTGAAGCGGCGCGTGTTGCTATGACTCGTAAAATTAAGAGAGGCGCAAAAGTTTGGATTCGCGTATTTCCTAATAAAGCGATAACGAAGAAGCCGGCGGAAACGCGTATGGGTAAAGGTAAAGGATCGCCGGAATTTTGGGCGGCGGTTATTCGTCCTGGAACCATTCTTTTTGAAATGGCCGGCGCTCCTGATAAGGTAATAGAGGAAGAGGCGATGCGTTTGGCTATGCACAAACTTCCGATTAAGGTAAGGTACATTGTAAATGAATTGGCAAAGGATTAATTTTCAATGAAAGCTAAAGAATTGAGAGAACTGGATAGAGACGGATTGACAAATAAGATTGAAGAACTTGAAGAACTTCATCTTAAATTTCGTTTCCAGAAAGTTACGGGACAATTGGAAAATCCGTCAAAATTGAGAACTACTCGCAGAGATATTGCCCGGGCGAAAACTATACTCAAAGAGAAAGGTTTTGATTAAAGGTGCAGGTTTATGGCTGAAGAAAGAAACAAAAGGAAAGTAAAAACCGGAATGGTTGTAAGCGATAAAGCGGACAAAACTATAACGGTCAGTGTTCAGCGTCAAGAAGTTCATCCTAAGTATGAGAAAATTATTCGTGTGAATAAAAAATATAAAGCGCATGATGAAAAAAATGAGTCTCACGTTGGGGACACGGTTCGTATTATGGAGACTCGTCCGCTTTCAAAAACAAAGCGCTGGCGTCTTGTAGAAATAATTGAAAAAGCGAAATAACGGTTAGGAGATGACGAATGATACAGATGGAAACTAAACTCAAAGTTGCGGATAATTCCGGCGCAAAAATCGTTAAGTGTGTGAAAGTGCTTGGCGGCTCCGGACGGGAATCTGCGTCTTTGGGAGATATTATAGTTGTGGCGGTTCAGGAAGCTGTTCCTGGTTCTAACGTAAAAAAAGGATCTGTTCAAAAAGCGGTAATTGTTCGTACTGCTAAAGAATACGGTCGTAGAGACGGTTCTTATATTCGATTCAGCGATAATGCGGCTGTGCTTATCAATGAAACCGGAGAGCCGAAAGGATCAAGAATTTTTGGTCCTATAGCGCGCGAGCTTAGGGATAAAGGTTTTATGCGTATTATTTCTTTGGCGCCAGAAGTGTTGTAGAGGAGCGGTTATGTCTTACAGAATTAGAAAAGATGATCTTGTTCAGGTGATTTGCGGCGACGAAAAGGGTCAAACCGGTAAAGTACTTGCTGTAAAACCCAAAGAAGACAGAGTTTTGGTCGAAGGGGTTAACATCGTAAAAAGGCACTCGAAAGCCGATGGGCGGCGTAATATTCAAGCCGGCATTATTGAAAAGGAAGCATATATTCATATATCGAATGTTATGATTGTAGATAAAAAAGTAAATAAACCGACGCGGATAGGAGTTTCTTTTCTTGCGGACGGTAAAAAAGTAAGAATGTCAAAGAAATCTAAGGAGCAGTTAGATTGAGTACTAAACCTAATATGCCGAGACTTCAAAAGAAGTATTTGGAAAAAATACTTCCCGTGTTGAAAGAGGAGTTGAAACTTGATAATGTTATGGCGATTCCCAAAATTGACAAGATTGTACTCAATATGGGCGTCGGAGAAGCGGTAGGTAATAAACGTTATTTGGAAGATGCCGTTTATACATTAACTATGGTTTCCGGGCAAAAGCCGGTCGTTACTAAGGCGAAAAAAGCGATTTCAAATTTTAAATTGCGAGAAGGATTGCCTATAGGATGCATGGTAACGCTTCGTGGGAAAAGGATGTATGAATTTCTAGACAGATTAATTTCCGTGACCCTTCCTAGAGTTAAAGATTTTAAGGGGATTTCCGGCAAAGCGTTTGACGGGAGAGGTAATTATAGTTTTGGTATTCAGGAGAATATTGTGTTTATGGAAGTAGATAGAGACAAGATTGCAAACATCTTGGGATTGCAAGTAACCATTTGCACAACCGCCGGTAGTAACGAGTCCGCTCGTGTTTTGTTGGAAAAATTCGGAATGCCGTTCCGTAAGTAATGAGGAGATACCTATATGGCAAAAAAATCAATGGTTGAGAAACAAAAGAAAACTCCGAAGTTTGATGTTCGTAAGTATAACAGATGTAGTCGGTGCGGTCGTCCTCGTGGATATATCAGACAATTTGGAATTTGTCGCATTTGTTTTAGAGAATTGGCAAGTCAAGGTATGATACCTGGCGTAGTTAAGTCAAGTTGGTAAGAGAAAATTAAGGAGAGTAGATATGATTACTGACCCAATTGCGGACATGTTTACGGTAATTCGTAATAGTGTTCGGGCTAAAAGGAAAATTGTTACGATACCTGCTTCAAACGTTAAAAAGAATATAACAAAACTTTTGTTTGAAAACGGCTATATTAGCAAATACGCTTTTGTTGACGACGGGTTGCAAGGTGAAATAAAGATTATTCTTAAATACGAAGGTAAAGATTCGGCTATTAGAGACATTCAAAGAATCAGCAAGCCAAGCCGCCGTGTTTATGCTCCTGCTACGGAGATCCCAAAAGTGTTGAACGGTATGGGAACTTGCATAGTTTCCACTTCTCAAGGTATTATGACTGATTTCCAGTGCCGCAAAAACGGCATCGGCGGTGAGTTGATCGGTAAAGTTTGGTAATATTCTAATTAAGGAGTTAAATTGTCTCGTCTTGGAAAAAAACCGATAACGCTTCCCGAAAAAGTGGAAGTTGCGGTAAACGGAAGAACAGTTGCCGCGAAAGGACCAAAAGGAACTTTATCAATGAAACTTTTGGACGGCTATTCGGTGAAAATTGAAAATAATGCGATAGTTGTTAAACCGGATAACGACGCAGAAGAGTACAGAGCGAAATGGGGTTTGCTTAGAGTTTTGATAAACAATATGGTTTTGGGAGTATCAAAAGGATATACCAAAGGACTTATTATTGAAGGAACCGGTTTCAGGTTCGCTTTGGAAGGCAATAATAAATTAACGATTACGGCTGGATATTCTCATTTGGTTCGTTATATTGCTCCTCAAGGTATTGCTTTCACGGCGGAAGGGCAGAACAAAGTATTTGTAAGCGGTATAGATAAACAACTTGTCGGGCAAGTTGCGGCGGAGATACGCGGGGTGAAAAAACCGGAACCTTATAAAGGCAAAGGTATTCGTTACGATAACGAAGTTATTGTTCGCAAAGTAGGTAAGAAAAGCGGTAAAAAATAAGGGGTAATTAAAATGCCGAAAATAAGTAGAGAAGAAATTCGTAAAACAAGAGCGTTTCATATTAGAAAGAAAATATTCGGAACTGCGGAGAGACCTCGTTTGAGTGTCTATCGTAGCAACAGTAATATTTTTGCGCAGATTATTGACGATGCGGCGCAAAAAACGCTATGTGCCGCGAGCAGTTATGAAAAAGACTTTGTAACCGCCGGAAAAAAGAAAGCCGATATTTCTCGCGAAGTTGGCGTTCTTTTGGCGAAAAAAGCAGTTGCAAAAGGAATTAAGTCGGTTGTCTTTGATAGAAACGGTTATCTTTACAGCGGCGCAAGGATTAAAAATTTTGCAGACGCTGCACGGGAAAACGGACTTGAATTTTAATTTAAGGAGATAAATTTGTCGAAAACGGAAAATGTTACTAATGCGGAAGGAACCGCTGAACTTAAAGACAGTTTGGTAGTTGTCAATCGTGTAGCAAAAGTGGTGAAAGGCGGACGCAGATTCGCTTTGAGCGCCTTAGTTGCCGTCGGTGATGAAAACGGGACGATAGGTTTGGGGATAGGTAAAGCCAATGAGTCGGCTGAAGCGATTCGTAAGGCAAAAGAAAACGCCAAGAAAAATCTTGTAAAAGTTAATCTTGTAAACGGTACTATTCCGCACGAGGTGAACGGAAAATTCGGCGCGGGAAAAATGTTTATGAAGCCGGCGGCGCCTGGAGCCGGAGTTATTGCCGGCGGCGCGGCTAGAATTGTTTTAGAACTGGCCGGAGTAAAGGATATATTGACAAAGTGTATCGGTTCGCGTAATGCTCATAACTCTGCAAAAGCGACTCTTGCCGGACTGAAAATGTTGAAAACTGTGGACGATATTAAACGACTTCGGTCTTAAATTTGAGAAGGTAATATATATATGGCGAAGTTGAAAATTACTCAGGTACGTTCTACAATAGGCAGGAATTTTAAGCAAGGTAGAACGATTGAAGCTTTGGGGCTTAAACGGCTTCACGACAGTGTTGTGAAAGACGATAAACCTGAAATTCGAGGGATGTTAAACAAAGTTGTTCATCTTGTGAAAGTTGAAGAGGTGAAAGGGTAAGAATGTTGAAACTTAATGATTTAAAACCGGCGAACGGCGCAACTCATCATAAACACAGAGTAGGACGAGGCAGCGGTAGCGGTTGGGGAGCGACTTCGGGGCGCGGTAATAACGGGGCGAAACAAAGAAGCGGTTATTCTCAAAAAGATTATTTTGAGGGCGGGCAGCTTCCTTTAATTCGTCGTCTTCCTAAAAGAGGTTTTACGAATATATTTAAAAAATATTATCAAGTTGTTAATATTTCCGATATTGAAGCGATTGCAAAAAACGGCGACATCGTTGATGTGGAATTTTTGTATTCTGCAGGAAGAATTCATAGCAAAGAAGAAATGGTAAAAGTTTTGGGAAACGGTGAAATTACGAAATCGGTAACGGTTAAAGTAGATGCATTTTCTACGTCTGCGGAAGATAAAATCGCGAAAGCAAATGGTAAAACAGAGGTGTTGAATCGTGCTTGATACGCTTAGAAATATGTTTAAAGTGCCGGAAATTCGTAAAAGGTTTATTTTTACTCTTTTCATTATAGTGATATATCGGTTCGGCGCTCAGATACCCGCTCCAGGAATTGATCCTATGCGGTTGCAGGAATATTTTGGTTCGTCAAAGAACGATTTCTTCGGTATGTTTGATATGTTTGCCGGCGGTGCTTTTACGAAAGCGTCTGTTTTTGCTTTAGGAATTATGCCGTATATTAGCGCATCAATTATAATACAAATGCTTGGGAGCGTTATTCCGTCTTTGCACAAGCTTCAAAAAGAAGGTGCGGAAGGACGCAAAAAAATTACACAATTTACAAGATACGGCACATTATTTTTAGCGGCGTTTCAGTCGATAAGCGTTGCTATTTTTTTGAAAAGTATTCAAACGGCGTCGGGACAGCACGTGACGCTTGATGTGTTAAGCGGATGGCAGTTTATGATTATTACAGTTATAAGTCTGACTACCGGTTGTATACTTGTGATGTGGCTTGGCGAGCAGATTACCAGTAAAGGAATAGGGAATGGAATGTCATTGCTTATACTTTTCGGGATTGTTGCGCGAATACCGCAAATGTTGTTTATGGAATATCAGTATTTGGTTCAAGGAACGCATACGCTATTCAGAGAATTGATGATTCTTTGTGTGGTTCTCGCTATGATTGCATTTATTGTTTACATTTATCAGGCTGTGCGCAAAATTCCTATCCAAACGCCTAAAAAGACAATCGGTTCGCGCGTGACGCAAGGGCAGAGTACGGTTATGCCGTTGAAAATAAATTCCGCCGGGGTTATTCCTATTATTTTTGCGTCTTCGATTATGATGCTTCCGTCTATGCTTACCGGAGTATTTCAAGACAGCGATTTGGCTAATCGTATAGGAAGGGCTTTTGTGCCTGGGGGAGTTGTGTATGCGACGTCATTTGCAATATTGATTATATTATTTACGTACTTTTATACGGCTATAATTTTTAATCCTATCGATATTTCGGAAAATCTTAAAAAATCGGGTGGATTTATTCCCGGGGTGAAACCCGGTAAAGATACGGCGGATTACATAGAAAACGTATTGAATTGTATAACTTTGCCGGGGTCGATATTTTTAGCGTTTATATCGGTCGCTCCGTTTGTGATGATGAGTAAAATGAACGTATCTTTCTTTTTCGGAGGGACGAGCGTTCTGATTGTTGTAGGAGTTGCACTTGATACTTTGCAGCAAATAGAGGCGAAATTGCAAAGTCACAATTATAGCGGATTTATGAAAAAAGGGCATCTTAGAGGAAGAATCGGATAAAGATGTCGAAACAGGATTTGATACAGGTAAAAGGAAAAGTTTTGGAAGCGCTTCCGAACGCTGTTTTCAAAGTGCAGCTTGAAAATAACGGGCATATTCTTGACGCTCATATTTCAGGCAAGGTCAGAATGCACTATGTGAAGATAATACCGGGCGATAAAGTGCTTGTAGAGCTTTCTCCTTATGACTTGTCGCGTGGAAGAATTTATTACAGAGAAAAGGATGAAAATCCTAACAATCCCGGTAATAGAAAAGACGGCGGTAAAAAGGGTTCGAATAAAAAATAAAAAGGAGTAATGCCTTGAAAGTTCAAGCATCAGTAAAAAAAGTTTGTGCAGCGTGTAAGGTTATAAAGAGAAAAGGAATAATTCGGATTATTTGCAGTAAAGACCAACGCCATAAACAGCGTCAGGGATAATTTTTTAGAAAAATAATAAAAGGAGAGTGAATAGTGGCTCGAGTGGCTGGTGTTGATATACCTGATAACAAACGTGCAGAAATAGCATTAACTTACATTTTGGGGATTGGTCGTCCTTCTGCACAGAAAATTTTGAGTAAGACCGGTGTCGATAGAAACGTTCGAATTAAGGATGTTTCGGAAGCGGATTTGGATAAGATTCGTGAAGTGATTGATGAAGAGTACGTAATTGAAGGAAACCTCAGAACGCAAGTACGTATGGACATAAAACGCCTCATGGATATTGGTTGTTACCGCGGTGAAAGACATAAACATAGTCTTCCGTGCCGCGGACAGAAGACAAAAACAAACGCCCGTACCCGTAAAGGTAAAAAGAAAACTGTTCCTAATAAGAAGAAATAACAGGAGAAATGTAATATGGTAAAAGGTTCTGCGAGCAATAACGCAAACAAAAAAATTAAAGCGCCGTTAGAGGGTATTGTTCATGTCCGTTCGACATTCAATAATACTATCGTAAATATATCAAATGTAAACGGCGATGTGATTTGTTGGGGAACTCCGGGTAAAAACGGATACAAAGGCTCAAGAAAAAGCACTCCGTTTGCGGCGCAGATCACTGCGGACGCCGTGGCGAAAACAGCCTATGAAGCCGGTATGCGTAAAGTTGAAGTACATATATGCGGAGCCGGAAACGGACGTGAAGGAGCGATTCGCGCTGTTGCCGCCGCAGGACTTAAAGTAACGGCTATTAAAGATTTTACGGCTGTTCCTCATAACGGGTGTCGTCCGCCTAAACGTCGTCGTATATAAATATTTATTAAAAAAATAAAAAATGGGAGAGCATAAATGAAATGGAAAACACTTTTAATGCCCAAAGGCGTTCAAGTAGAAAATCCCGATAATGTGCCTAATTACAGCAGAATTATAGTGGCGCCGCTTGAACGCGGATGGGGTGATACTTTGGGAAACAGTTTGAGAAGGGTAATGTTGTCTTCTCTGCAGGGGGCGGCCGTTACCGCTATAAAAATAGACGGTGCGTTGCACGAATATACTTCTTTAAAAGGCGTAAGCGAGGATGTCACCGATATTGTTCTTAATGTGAAAAAATTGAGAGTTAAGTTGATTTCGGACGAACCGGAGATCTTAACCCTGAATCTCAAGGGTAAAGGTGTCGTTAAGGCGTCGGATATTAACCAAAATCCGAATGTTTTAATTTTAAATCCGGATTTGAAAATCGCTACTATAAACGAAGAAGCGAATTCAAAAATAACTTTTTATATCGGCGACGGCATCGGTTATCGTTCATCGGAATTTAACAAAATCGACACAGGCGATGTCAGTGTAATTGCGGTAGATTCGATATTTTCTCCGGTAAAAATGGTAAATTATACCGTTGAACGCACTCGCGTTGCGCAAAGAGCGGAACTTGACAAATTGGTTTTTGATATTTGGACGGACGGTTCGCTTACTCCGGAAGAAGCGTTGAGTTATGCGGCGAAAATATTATTTGATCATCTTGACCAAATTATCAACGTTAAAGCGCAGTTTGAGTCGCTTGAAGAGGATATTATAGATGATAAGATAATGCGTTTACGCCATTTGCTTCGGCAGAGAATTGATGAGTTTGAACTTTCTGTTCGGGCGCAAAATTCTATGAAAATGGCTAATATTCAGACGCTTTCCGATTTGGTGCGTTATCAAGAATCTGAAGTTCTTAAATTGAAGAATTTCGGACGAAAGTCACTGATAGAAGTGAATAAAGTGCTGGCTAATCACGCATTGGCATTTGGGATGGATGTAGATAAAATTATGGGTAAAGAATAAAATTTAATTTGGTTTTATATAAAGGATTGACAAAATGCGTCATTTAAAATCAGGCAGGAAACTCAACAGAACCGCGAGTCATCGACGGGCGTTGTTTATAAATTTGTCGTTATCGCTTTTTGAGCACGAAAGAATTACTACGACATTGCCGAAAGCGTTGGAACTTCGCGGAGTTGTCGAACGGTTCATCACATACGGCAAAAAGGGCGATTTACATGGAATTCGTTTAATATCGCGTTCCATAAAGGACAAAGATATTATAATGAAAATCGTGAAAGATCTCGCGGTACAATATAAAGATCGTAACGGCGGTTATACTCGTGTTCTTAAATTAGGTCCTAGAAGAAGCGATAATTCGGAAATGGCTATCATCGAACTCGTTGACAGAATGGGAAAGAAAACCGTTGACGGCGCAGAATAAATAGATTTTGGCTTTTGGTAAAATAAAAAAGCGGCATTTTTCAATGTCGCTTTTTTATTTTACTTAAAAACTTTTTTAAGCGGTAACATCAATTTGTCCGCCCGCTCCGCCGAAATTAGGCGATTGCGGAATCGATTGAATTATTTGTTCAATTTGAGATGAAACCAAATCTTGTGTTTTTTTCAACATCGCGATATTTATCGCTCCCAATACCTGTCCGCCGGTATTAAGTGAAACTCCATCCATAATTTCCTCCATGAAAAGGTACGTCCTTATTCATATATCGGCATAAAAAACAGCAACTTGAATATTTTTAATACAGGAATTAAATTTACGGTTATAGGCATTGAATTGTTACTGTTTTGAGAAACATTTATTATTCCCATCTTCACTTGCCCGCAGCAGCCTGTCGTTTATCGCCATTCCTATACCTTTATTTTCTACTAAATGCGCCAAAATTACGTCGCAGCCGCTTTTGTCGATATTTCTAATTTCATTATATAGTTTTTGCGCTATTTCGTATAAATCTCCATCTTGATTTAGGTAGCCGATTTTTGTTCCTTTCGGGAAATCGTTTTCATTTTTGTATATATAAAGCGGAGTTTTAGGGGCGTAATGTCTCAAACTTCTACCCGGAGAAAAATCTTCTTTTCCATGGAAACCTGCAAATTTGACTTCTCCTATGACGCTCTCAATCCGCTCTAATCCGATTCCGCCGAAACGATAACAAACCGGCTTTTCGTTTACAAACGAAATTATCGTAGATTCTACGCCGACGCTGCAATTTCCTCCGTCCATTATCGCATCGATTTTGCCGTCCAAATCTTCTAAAACCTGCTTTGCGGACGTCGGCGAAGTATGCCCGAAAATATTGGCGGAAGGTGCGGCGATCGCCGTCTTTGATTTTCGTATTATTTCGCGCGTAATTTCATTATTCGGAATACGAATGCCGACGGAATCAAGCCCGGCTGTAACCAAATCGGGAACTTCTTTTTTCTTTTTAAGAATAATCGTAAGCGCTCCCGCCCAGCATTCTTTCGCAAGTTTTCGGGCAGGTTGCGGAACAAACTCGGCAAGCGAATAAATTTGTTCGAAATCGGCGATATGGACAATCAACGGGTCAAAAGACGGGCGATTTTTCGCTTCAAAAATTTTGGCGACGGCAGTCGGATTAAACGCGTCCGCTCCGAGTCCATAGACGGTTTCTGTAGGAATCGCTACTAATTTTCCGTTTCTAATAAAATTTGCCGCCTCATCAATTTGAGACGGCAAAAACAATTCGGTTTTCACGTTATTTTCCGATTCCAATTTTTTCAAGCAATTCTTTCGTTTCCTTTTCGGTTTCGTTTGTGATGCGAATAATGGCTTTGTATAAACCGGCGCCGATAATTCTTCCGTTTTTATTCTTACCGTTCCACGTCCAAATCAAAGTAATTCCGTCGTTTCCGATATCAAACTTTTCGTTGTCGATTATTTTGTTGCCTAATGGGTCTAAAACGGATATTCTGCCGGACAAAACCGATGTAGCGCCTCCGCCGGCTCTGTGTCCAAGCGGAGCCACAAGCACCGCCATATCTGTCGCTTTTTTATTGGGAAGAAATTTTTCGATAACCGGATTTTTATCGACTATGCCGTTTGTCGTATTAAATTTTCCTGACGACGTATTGTAAGGATTCGGATAAATTTTGATGTCGTAAGAATAATCGTATTTTCCTACCCTGATTTCTGCGTAAATCGTATTTGTGTCCCATTGATGTGAATTTCCTGCGTAATCGCTAAGGTCGAAACCTCCTTCAATTCTTATGGAATCCGGTTCTATACCGGCGCTTTTGCCTATCGGAAGCGTATCGCCGGCGTTGTAGTCTATAAGAAACATTCCGACGCTGTCGCCGCCATCCTTCGTACGCCAAATTTCGTTAAATTTAAACGAATATTTTGAGTGATTTCTTGACGGGCTGACCGCGCTAAACGCTTGTATTTCTATATTCGTAATGTTTTTAATAGGCTCGGAGAACCAAACATAAAGCGTATCGGTGATTTTTTTCACATTATCGCTTTGAACGTTCATCGGAGAAAAGCGCGCCATAGTGATAATCGGCGCAATGCTATCGTTAATATTTTCGCTTCCCGACGCAAGAATGCCAAGCGTATCTATAAGTCCGTTTTGAGGTTTTACTTTATGTTTGTATTCGATATGGATATTGTCGCTTTCATCGACGGATGTTTTTGCTAAAACCTTAGTCGTATCCTGCGACAGTGAAATTTCAAGCAAACGAGGGCTGACAACGTTTACATTATTCGCAGTAAACGGTTTGAAGTGACGATTTTGTGGAAGCAGAAGCCCTTTTTCCATAATTTCCGTAACATCCGATACATACCTCGGGTCAAGGTTTCCGTCCGGTCCGAAATCAAAGTCGATTTTTATCAAGTCAACGTAGCCGTTCGCAGGATTTGAAATGTCAAAATACGCGGCGCTATTGATTTTAAGTTCGGTATAGCGAAAATAATCGATTTTGATTCTTTGGTTGTCGCCGTTTGTCTGTTCGTTGCCGTTATCGTCTTTAACGCCCTTGTTTGCGGCGATCCAAATCGAATCGCCATAGACAAAATGACTGCCGTCGGTAACGACATAAACCGCTTCGTTTCCTCTGCGAGAGAACTCTTTTAATCCGTGAGCGCCGGAACGGTCTGCAAGAATCGGTGAATTGCCCGCGGACAAAATCGGTTCGCTGAATTTCACTCTCAAAGTGTCCTGTTTGCTGTCATACCTCTCATAATTTGCAGAAATTATTACGGGAGCGACCTTATCGGTTATAACTCCGTTAACTTCTTCGCCGCTTGCAAAAATTATATTGATTTCTCCTGTGCCGCTTCCTGCGGTCAACGTCCTGTCAATGAAATAAAAATGACTGTCGTCAACAGGATATGCCGTTTTGCTTGCCGTTTCGCCGGCAAATTCAATTTCTACGGAAGCGATCTGGTATGCGGTGTAAGCGCCTTCCTCTTCAGCGATTTTAAGCGTTACAAAAAGCGAATCTCCCGCGCCGTCCAAACGTCCGTTTTGATTGCCCCAGTTATCAAACATTTCCGCAGAAACAATTTCTGGCAGAAGAGACGACTTTGTATGGTCTATGATAGGTACCCGCCGATTTATTTCAAGCGGCGGATTTTCTTTT from Chitinispirillales bacterium includes:
- the rplQ gene encoding 50S ribosomal protein L17, producing the protein MRHLKSGRKLNRTASHRRALFINLSLSLFEHERITTTLPKALELRGVVERFITYGKKGDLHGIRLISRSIKDKDIIMKIVKDLAVQYKDRNGGYTRVLKLGPRRSDNSEMAIIELVDRMGKKTVDGAE
- a CDS encoding threonylcarbamoyl-AMP synthase, which translates into the protein MKTELFLPSQIDEAANFIRNGKLVAIPTETVYGLGADAFNPTAVAKIFEAKNRPSFDPLIVHIADFEQIYSLAEFVPQPARKLAKECWAGALTIILKKKKEVPDLVTAGLDSVGIRIPNNEITREIIRKSKTAIAAPSANIFGHTSPTSAKQVLEDLDGKIDAIMDGGNCSVGVESTIISFVNEKPVCYRFGGIGLERIESVIGEVKFAGFHGKEDFSPGRSLRHYAPKTPLYIYKNENDFPKGTKIGYLNQDGDLYEIAQKLYNEIRNIDKSGCDVILAHLVENKGIGMAINDRLLRASEDGNNKCFSKQ
- the rpsK gene encoding 30S ribosomal protein S11 — protein: MVKGSASNNANKKIKAPLEGIVHVRSTFNNTIVNISNVNGDVICWGTPGKNGYKGSRKSTPFAAQITADAVAKTAYEAGMRKVEVHICGAGNGREGAIRAVAAAGLKVTAIKDFTAVPHNGCRPPKRRRI
- a CDS encoding putative motility protein — translated: MDGVSLNTGGQVLGAINIAMLKKTQDLVSSQIEQIIQSIPQSPNFGGAGGQIDVTA
- a CDS encoding DNA-directed RNA polymerase subunit alpha: MKWKTLLMPKGVQVENPDNVPNYSRIIVAPLERGWGDTLGNSLRRVMLSSLQGAAVTAIKIDGALHEYTSLKGVSEDVTDIVLNVKKLRVKLISDEPEILTLNLKGKGVVKASDINQNPNVLILNPDLKIATINEEANSKITFYIGDGIGYRSSEFNKIDTGDVSVIAVDSIFSPVKMVNYTVERTRVAQRAELDKLVFDIWTDGSLTPEEALSYAAKILFDHLDQIINVKAQFESLEEDIIDDKIMRLRHLLRQRIDEFELSVRAQNSMKMANIQTLSDLVRYQESEVLKLKNFGRKSLIEVNKVLANHALAFGMDVDKIMGKE